In the genome of Ignavibacteria bacterium, one region contains:
- a CDS encoding STAS domain-containing protein yields MNYEVTEENGVTIIKVNLKRATVDVVKDFKNFLFNLIDNDQKKKIILDLSNVEFVDSSFLGAVVSGLKKVTAIKGDIKVVELQAPVRAMFELTRLYKVFEIFDNKQDAINSF; encoded by the coding sequence ATGAATTATGAAGTTACCGAAGAAAATGGAGTAACCATTATCAAGGTAAATCTTAAAAGGGCAACGGTTGACGTAGTTAAAGATTTTAAAAACTTCTTGTTTAATCTTATTGATAACGACCAGAAGAAAAAAATAATTCTTGACCTATCAAACGTTGAATTTGTTGACAGTTCATTTCTCGGAGCTGTTGTCTCCGGCTTAAAAAAAGTAACTGCAATAAAAGGAGACATAAAAGTTGTTGAGTTACAAGCGCCTGTGAGAGCTATGTTTGAATTGACAAGATTATATAAAGTGTTTGAGATTTTTGATAATAAACAGGATGCAATAAACAGTTTCTAA
- a CDS encoding ATP-binding protein, producing the protein MDKIILYVPSSIDNVHFVSDVTESFARSIITFGNKKLEADFMNDVKLIMYELFSNCVLHGYTDNIKVTYGLEDEHMIIEMEMKGKGFMIKPVKSTSGEEIDNYYPPYPQKIHGKEFILYNDPENQVLCKVLGEKELFFFHKKVNSEEESLDNIPEHYGILLITSLSKHFSYKRTNEGVDTFLLKKSVKDFI; encoded by the coding sequence ATGGATAAAATTATTCTATACGTTCCGTCATCAATAGACAATGTGCATTTCGTAAGCGATGTTACCGAATCCTTTGCAAGGTCAATAATCACCTTCGGAAACAAGAAACTGGAAGCTGATTTTATGAATGATGTGAAGCTGATAATGTATGAACTTTTTTCCAATTGTGTTCTCCACGGATATACCGATAACATAAAAGTTACTTACGGACTTGAAGATGAGCATATGATAATCGAGATGGAGATGAAAGGTAAAGGATTTATGATTAAACCCGTCAAAAGTACAAGCGGAGAAGAAATAGATAATTATTACCCTCCTTATCCCCAAAAAATTCACGGTAAAGAATTTATTTTATATAACGACCCTGAAAATCAGGTGTTGTGCAAAGTGCTTGGTGAAAAAGAGTTATTTTTTTTCCATAAAAAAGTTAACTCTGAAGAAGAATCACTTGACAATATTCCGGAACATTACGGCATTTTACTGATAACATCGCTTTCAAAACATTTTTCATATAAAAGAACAAATGAAGGTGTTGATACCTTTTTGTTAAAGAAAAGCGTTAAAGACTTTATATGA
- the rfbA gene encoding glucose-1-phosphate thymidylyltransferase RfbA: MKGIVLAGGAGSRMYPVSKIYSKQLTLIYDKPLIYYPLSILMLAGITDILIISNKETIPLYEKLFDNGKHLGISISYAVQDAPNGIAEAFILGEKFIGYDSVTLILGDNIFYGRLDFFYHALKNNHGATIFGYQVNDPERYGIVEFDKEGNVISIEEKPEKPKSHYAVPGLYIYNNDVVEITKSLKPSARGELEITDVNKEYMKRKMLRVEKIGRGLAWLDTGTPQSLLAASNFFGVIEDRQGLKVACLEEIAYRNNFIDRTQLEKLIAGMPNSLYRSYLEKFLNDVG; encoded by the coding sequence ATGAAAGGAATTGTGCTTGCAGGAGGAGCAGGTTCGAGGATGTATCCTGTTTCAAAAATTTACAGTAAGCAATTAACATTAATTTATGACAAACCGTTGATTTATTATCCATTGTCGATTTTGATGCTTGCAGGAATTACTGACATACTTATCATTTCTAATAAAGAAACCATTCCCTTATATGAGAAACTTTTTGACAACGGGAAGCATTTGGGAATATCAATCAGCTATGCAGTTCAGGATGCACCAAATGGAATTGCTGAAGCATTTATTCTTGGAGAAAAATTCATCGGGTATGACAGTGTAACTTTGATTTTGGGAGACAATATTTTTTATGGACGGCTGGATTTCTTTTATCATGCGTTGAAGAATAATCATGGTGCTACAATATTTGGTTATCAGGTCAATGACCCGGAGAGATACGGCATAGTTGAATTTGATAAGGAAGGAAACGTAATTTCAATAGAAGAGAAACCAGAAAAGCCAAAATCACATTACGCAGTGCCGGGTTTATATATTTATAATAATGATGTTGTTGAAATTACTAAAAGTCTGAAACCATCTGCTCGCGGAGAACTTGAAATTACTGACGTGAATAAGGAATACATGAAAAGAAAAATGCTTCGGGTTGAAAAAATCGGAAGAGGATTAGCATGGCTCGATACGGGGACGCCTCAATCATTGCTTGCGGCATCGAATTTCTTCGGTGTCATTGAGGACAGGCAGGGTTTAAAAGTCGCATGCCTTGAAGAAATTGCTTACAGAAATAATTTTATTGATAGAACACAGCTTGAAAAATTAATTGCCGGCATGCCAAATTCTTTATACAGGTCTTATCTTGAAAAATTTTTAAATGATGTTGGTTAA
- a CDS encoding sugar phosphate nucleotidyltransferase: protein MKAFILAAGIGSRLVPLTLTIPKPMLPIVNKPALEHIINLCKRHNISKIKINLFYLPEAIDKYFKDGKEFGVDISYSIEKKLLGTAGAIKRTESFFDETFVILSGDGFTNIDLTEMLKFHREKKAKVTIATKKVDDPSKFGVVVTDKENKIISFQEKPKKEEAKSNLINTGIYILEPEIIGLIPPKVEYDFGYQLFPKLLELNTPFYAYPTDCIWSDIGSLSEYWKVNLDAVSGKVPGYGFDDFTVKGNIKIDPSTKINRRVYENAKGSVLIGKNCEIRDGVELVGPLVIGDEVCIDEKAKIQESVILSNTYVGKDVELKESVVNQNYHLSIPNNFGVFIDDDKVLMSHYIVPTKTKINLFLINATDRVVAFFMLLILSPLFLIVAILIKLDSKGPVFYVSKRLKSPEIEKKGSHWYVFFKEKPVKYYVFRTMYTDADKRIADLKNKYDSGPFRKIENDPRVTKVGRFLRKTSIDELPLFWNVLKGQMSLVGIWALPTYEADELLIKGLKTSEGDGELDLSDTAQVRFQGKLGLAGFWQARGRSNLTAEERALHDTMQSVMENIDYKDKEYLGEYGEFKTYKGYLKVLFETFKSVVKREGAI from the coding sequence ATGAAAGCATTCATACTAGCTGCAGGAATCGGTTCAAGATTAGTGCCACTGACTTTGACCATCCCCAAGCCAATGCTTCCGATAGTTAACAAGCCCGCATTAGAGCATATTATTAATCTCTGCAAAAGACATAATATTTCCAAAATAAAAATTAATCTTTTTTATCTTCCTGAGGCAATCGATAAATATTTTAAAGACGGAAAAGAATTCGGCGTAGATATTTCATATTCTATTGAGAAAAAATTGCTTGGAACTGCAGGAGCAATAAAAAGAACAGAAAGTTTTTTTGATGAGACATTTGTGATTTTAAGCGGTGACGGTTTCACGAATATTGATTTAACAGAGATGCTGAAGTTTCATCGCGAGAAAAAAGCCAAAGTTACTATTGCTACAAAAAAAGTCGATGACCCTTCAAAATTTGGTGTAGTTGTTACGGATAAGGAAAATAAAATAATAAGTTTTCAGGAAAAACCAAAGAAAGAGGAAGCAAAATCAAATTTAATTAACACAGGAATTTACATACTCGAGCCTGAAATTATTGGTTTAATTCCTCCAAAAGTTGAATACGATTTTGGTTATCAACTTTTTCCGAAATTGCTTGAATTAAATACACCATTTTATGCTTATCCGACGGATTGCATATGGAGCGACATAGGAAGTTTAAGCGAGTATTGGAAAGTGAATCTCGATGCTGTTTCAGGAAAAGTGCCGGGATATGGGTTCGATGACTTTACGGTTAAGGGAAACATAAAAATTGACCCTTCGACAAAAATAAACAGAAGAGTTTATGAAAACGCAAAGGGAAGCGTTTTAATCGGCAAGAATTGTGAGATACGCGATGGCGTTGAGCTGGTCGGTCCGTTAGTAATTGGTGATGAAGTGTGCATAGATGAAAAAGCAAAAATTCAGGAGTCGGTAATCTTAAGTAATACTTATGTAGGTAAAGATGTTGAGCTGAAAGAATCTGTCGTTAATCAGAATTATCATTTAAGCATCCCAAATAATTTTGGTGTATTCATTGATGATGACAAAGTCTTAATGTCGCATTACATTGTCCCGACAAAGACAAAAATCAATTTATTTTTGATTAATGCAACCGACAGAGTAGTGGCATTTTTTATGCTTTTGATTTTGTCTCCTTTGTTTCTGATTGTCGCAATTTTAATTAAACTTGATTCAAAGGGTCCGGTTTTTTATGTCTCAAAAAGATTAAAATCTCCTGAGATAGAAAAAAAAGGAAGCCACTGGTATGTTTTCTTCAAAGAAAAGCCGGTGAAATATTATGTATTCAGGACAATGTACACCGATGCGGACAAGAGAATTGCAGATTTAAAAAATAAATATGATTCAGGTCCGTTCAGAAAAATAGAAAATGATCCCAGAGTTACAAAGGTAGGAAGGTTTTTACGAAAAACATCTATTGATGAATTGCCGCTATTCTGGAATGTTCTTAAAGGGCAAATGAGTTTAGTCGGAATCTGGGCATTACCGACTTATGAAGCAGATGAATTATTAATTAAAGGTTTAAAAACTTCCGAAGGCGACGGGGAACTTGATTTATCAGATACCGCGCAGGTGCGGTTTCAGGGTAAGCTTGGCTTGGCAGGATTCTGGCAGGCAAGAGGGCGTTCAAATCTCACTGCAGAAGAAAGAGCATTGCACGATACAATGCAGTCCGTAATGGAAAATATTGATTATAAGGATAAGGAATATCTCGGGGAGTATGGTGAGTTTAAAACATATAAAGGTTATTTAAAAGTATTATTCGAAACATTTAAATCTGTTGTGAAGAGAGAGGGAGCAATTTAA
- the rfbC gene encoding dTDP-4-dehydrorhamnose 3,5-epimerase, translated as MKIIETNLKDVLIIEPDVFNDNRGFFFESYSEKKYSEAGMNEKFIQDNISKSTKGTIRGLHYQIGENAQGKLCQVLLGRVLDVAVDIRFGSPTFGQHYAIELNEENHKQIWIPKGFAHGFSVLSDEAIFMYKCTAYYSKKDERSIIFNDEDLNIDWKVEALNLSKKDSESKKFKEIEKDFYFN; from the coding sequence ATGAAAATAATCGAAACGAACTTAAAAGATGTTTTGATAATTGAACCGGATGTTTTCAATGATAACAGAGGATTTTTCTTCGAAAGTTATTCCGAGAAAAAATATAGCGAAGCAGGGATGAATGAAAAATTTATTCAGGATAACATTTCAAAGTCAACGAAAGGAACAATACGGGGTTTACACTACCAAATCGGCGAAAATGCGCAAGGAAAGCTTTGCCAGGTGCTGCTCGGAAGAGTGCTTGACGTTGCGGTTGATATAAGATTCGGTTCTCCGACATTCGGACAGCATTATGCAATAGAATTGAATGAAGAAAATCATAAACAAATCTGGATACCAAAAGGATTTGCTCATGGGTTTTCAGTTTTATCCGATGAGGCAATTTTTATGTACAAATGCACAGCATATTACAGTAAGAAAGATGAACGAAGCATAATTTTCAACGATGAAGATTTGAACATTGATTGGAAAGTTGAAGCATTAAATCTTTCAAAGAAAGATTCTGAATCAAAAAAATTCAAAGAAATAGAAAAAGATTTTTATTTTAACTGA